Proteins encoded by one window of Thalassoroseus pseudoceratinae:
- a CDS encoding S1C family serine protease, translating to MMNSDFPHESSESARATLSTWIAVFFFMIASGLAVWKFMDLSPSALHDPNARPRIVTARGKLAETETSQIELYRAASPSVVHVTSFALAGRDLQREPLGTGSGFIWDEDGHVVTNFHVIQKAQAARVTLFDGSVHDARLVGSDPDKDVAVLKIDSPASLLSPIPVGTSQDLLVGQNVYAIGNPFGLDQTLTTGVISGLGREIESVTERTIFNVIQTDAAINPGNSGGPLLDSAGRLIGINTAIYSPSGAYAGIGFAVPVDAVNRAVPEIIRTGTVDRPGLSVIVWSDSDVAQLRQLGILDRKGVLFRKIIRGGAADKAGLLPTIELPNGLRLGDLLVGFDGEAITGTKDLFRVLERFHVGDTVTIQVIRNGQEREVSLTLQALPTFTQ from the coding sequence ATGATGAATTCCGACTTCCCTCATGAATCGTCGGAGTCGGCGCGGGCGACATTATCCACGTGGATTGCCGTCTTCTTCTTCATGATCGCCAGTGGTTTGGCTGTCTGGAAGTTCATGGACCTTTCCCCTTCCGCACTTCACGACCCAAATGCTCGACCACGAATCGTAACCGCCCGCGGAAAACTAGCGGAAACGGAAACCTCACAGATTGAACTGTATCGTGCTGCGTCTCCATCAGTCGTTCACGTCACAAGCTTTGCACTCGCCGGTCGCGATCTCCAACGGGAGCCACTGGGAACCGGGAGCGGCTTCATCTGGGATGAAGATGGCCACGTCGTGACGAACTTTCACGTCATCCAAAAAGCCCAAGCCGCCCGCGTCACCCTGTTTGATGGTTCCGTTCACGATGCGCGACTCGTCGGCAGTGATCCCGATAAGGATGTCGCGGTTCTCAAAATTGACTCACCGGCTTCCTTGTTGTCTCCCATCCCGGTGGGTACTTCGCAGGACCTGCTCGTCGGACAGAACGTCTACGCGATTGGCAACCCGTTTGGACTCGATCAAACACTGACCACAGGGGTCATCAGTGGGTTGGGACGAGAAATCGAATCCGTCACCGAACGCACGATTTTCAATGTCATCCAAACAGACGCCGCGATCAATCCCGGCAACTCCGGCGGTCCGCTGCTTGATAGTGCTGGTCGATTGATTGGGATCAACACGGCGATTTACAGCCCATCGGGAGCGTATGCAGGGATCGGGTTCGCGGTCCCGGTCGATGCCGTCAATCGAGCGGTGCCGGAAATCATCCGCACGGGAACGGTCGATCGCCCTGGTTTGTCGGTCATTGTGTGGAGCGATTCCGATGTGGCTCAGCTTCGACAGCTCGGGATTCTTGACCGAAAAGGTGTGCTGTTCCGGAAGATTATTAGAGGTGGGGCGGCAGACAAAGCGGGATTACTGCCGACGATCGAATTGCCGAACGGGCTACGTTTGGGCGATTTACTTGTCGGTTTCGATGGCGAGGCTATAACGGGTACAAAAGATTTATTCCGTGTCCTCGAACGTTTCCACGTTGGCGACACGGTTACGATCCAGGTCATTCGGAATGGCCAAGAACGAGAGGTGTCACTGACACTGCAAGCGTTGCCCACCTTCACCCAGTGA